Within Candidatus Zixiibacteriota bacterium, the genomic segment GAGAATATCCCAGATAGAGTTGCTGTATTTCTCCCCTTTAGTATTGACATACTGAATCTGCTTTTCATACCCATTCTGTGACAATGAAGCGAGCAGATTTGTCCAATTGTCATTATTTTCACCCATCAGCTTGGCGATGCTGAGAACAGGCATTGCCGTCCAGAAATCAACTTGTTCTTTCCCCTGAATTCGATTATACCAATTCATCTCCGAGAGGGCTATGTGAGCGAGAGTGGCCATAAGCCAAATTTGGGGAGTATCAATTTTCTCAACCGCGTCAAGAACTCTCTGGTTTGCCCAGTTGTTGTATTGTACAAGTTTATGAAAATGCCCATCAATACCCATTATGTTAGTTCCCTCCACCAAACCTAAACGTCTCAAAGTCAGGGTAAAATAAGAGTAATGGAGTCTCCCGAGCAAGCACTTCTCGGATTGTTGCCAAACCCTCAACACCGTGGTTGGCGTACGTCCCGTGCGCCAACTCTGCAGAGAATTGAGTAAAGTGGCCAATTTTGACTGGTTGCCTTACGGGATATAATTACATATTTTATCGGTCATCACGACTGAAAGAAAAAGGATAGAATGATAAAATCGATTTTGACAAAAATATTCGGCACCAAACATGAGCGGGATGTCAAAAAGCTCATGCCCTTTGTTGGCGAAATTAACGAGCATTTCGAACCCCTCAAAGCGCTTTCCGACGATGACCTCAAAGCCAAAACGGTCGAATTCAAAGAGCGTCTTGC encodes:
- a CDS encoding DinB family protein, which translates into the protein MGIDGHFHKLVQYNNWANQRVLDAVEKIDTPQIWLMATLAHIALSEMNWYNRIQGKEQVDFWTAMPVLSIAKLMGENNDNWTNLLASLSQNGYEKQIQYVNTKGEKYSNSIWDILTHVVNHASYHRAQVALLLRQDGYEPPMTDYIVFVRE